A genomic stretch from Chaetodon auriga isolate fChaAug3 chromosome 17, fChaAug3.hap1, whole genome shotgun sequence includes:
- the tax1bp1a gene encoding tax1-binding protein 1 homolog A: MSSFQVVDSSPGSSMSVMETSNFAHVIFQNVGKSFLPQAPLECRYTLTPYIAPHPKDWVGIFKVGWSTARDYYTFLWSPMPENYEPGSTVHRTVVFQGYYVPKSDGEFYQFCYVTHTGDIRGASTPFQFRSATPTEELLTVTEDDSNSDILVVTTKTGLLEHVEEAQQERRELLKAMRLLQEEKQQLQEEQKRLAREREQERETCCLLRTHNQELLRSSQGLSEEREEVRRRLTEATDRVRQLEEDLLGVTQRGLQKETELDCLRDRLKKLTVERDSLESQLKNEKDERDLYKAHLRSTELENTKLSAELQMLKAVELNREVTIAQFQEELDRLRACVAQRDNLEKELLAHKADKAELAHVRELLRQTEEQLQASRQQASLLASELRDSASARDHTMTELYRARLEVDKLRASLADAQAECQRMESQLDRMRSTAQKEVGVGTSGEMTPSILVVSEAEAELQREVEELKLRLHMAAEHYKEKYRECQRLRRQVAKLNTAESQGEPKRNASTETRQEPLTPSPESPTAGNIAAAVLQQAAQMTITPELNHRESAHIDACISTEKEEMQREKMPEEKAEAEAEEGAKRGEDRPKEDKENEEKKDSLPEESLRMTSWVEVENERPSAREDSEVEMAGKEEVEELRDAVEGRSMGEAEKEQTRSVEEELAMMEEKWREQCAINETLKQRLANEEERFRVQMAERAGEVTELKRSLAQALRDKEQLQEELQRCMSRQREQEVGVQGAEMRQPMVLRYPLPYPQDPSPPPLVPQRPAELQYGNPYSTDTTRDRMDVALSPEHMSRPPPEAPPCPSPCAPPIAPPSPGPGAPGWDREVVCIQPSRTTSPPESLEHPLEEPRNAADGAQSSCDHQSSRRSETRSSFCFDSRSDVHKRCPLCEVIFPPHFEQRSFEQHVESHWKVCPVCSEQFPLNCQQQLFERHVLTHFDGHVLNFEQIE; this comes from the exons GTGGGTTGGAGCACAGCCAGAGATTACTACACTTTTCTTTGGTCTCCTATGCCTGAAAACTATGAACCAGGAAGTACTGTGCACAGGACTGTGGTGTttcaag GTTATTACGTTCCTAAATCTGATGGAGAATTCTACCAGTTTTGTTATGTCACGCATACTGGTGACATTAGAGGAGCCAGCACACCCTTCCAGTTCAGGTCAGCCACACCCACCGAAGAGCTGCTGACTGTTACAGAGGACGACAGCAACTCAGATATACTGGTCGTCACCACCAAGACTGGACTGCTGGAG CATGTGGAGGAGGCGCAGCAGGAGCGCAGGGAGCTGCTGAAGGCCATGCGTCTCCTccaggaggagaaacagcagctgcaggaggagcagaaacGACTGGCcagggagagggagcaggagagggagacatGCTGTCTACTGCGGACACACAACCAG GAGCTGCTGCGCTCGTCGCAGGGCCtgtcagaggagagggaggaggtgaggaggaggctgacagAGGCCACGGACCGGGTCCGCCAGCTGGAGGAGGACCTGCTGGGAGTCACCCAGAGAGGCCTGCAAAAGGAGACGGAGCTGGATTG CCTGCGTGACCGTCTGAAGAAGCTGACAGTAGAGAGGGACAGCCTGGAGAGCCAGCTGAAGAATGAGAAGGACGAGAGAGACCTCTACAAG GCACACCTGCGCAGCACCGAGCTGGAGAACACAAAGCTGAGTGCGGAGCTGCAGATGCTGAAGGCGGTGGAGCTGAACCGGGAGGTGACCATTGCCCAgttccaggaggagctggacagGCTCAGGGCCTGTGTTGCCCAGCGGGACAACCTGGAGAAAGAGCTGCTGGCACACAAGGCTGACAAG GCAGAGCTGGCCCATGTGCGTGAGCTGCTCCgtcagacagaggagcagctccaggCGTCCCGGCAGCAGGCCTCCCTGCTGGCCTCGGAGCTCCGCGACTCAGCCAGCGCCCGTGACCACACGATGACCGAGCTGTACCGCGCCCGCTTGGAAGTTGACAAGCTCCGTGCCAGTCTAGCCGATGCCCAGGCCGAGTGCCAACGCATGGAGAGCCAGCTAGACCGCATGAGGAGCACTGCACAGAAGGAAGTG GGCGTTGGGACCAGTGGGGAGATGACACCCAGCATCTTGGTGGTGTCAGAGGCGGAGgccgagctgcagagagaggtggaggagctgaagctgCGTCTTCACATGGCTGCTGAGCACTACAAGGAGAAGTACCGGGAGTGTCAGCGTCTCCGCAGGCAGGTGGCTAAACTGAACACAGCTGAGTCACAGGGG GAGCCAAAGAGAAATGCATCCACCGAGACAAGACAGGAGCCACTGACCCCGAGTCCAGAGTCACcaacagcag GGAATATAGCTGCTGCAGTCCTACAACAAGCTGCCCAGATGACAATCACTCCAGAACTTAATCACAGGGAATCCGCACATATAGATGCATGTATCAGCACAGAGAAggaagagatgcagagagagaaaatgccaGAGGAGAAGGCCGAGGCGGAGGCTGAGGAAGGAGCAAAGCGAGGAGAGGACAGACcgaaagaagacaaagagaacgAGGAGAAGAAGGACAGCCTGCCAGAGGAGAGCCTGAGGATGACGAgctgggtggaggtggagaacGAGAGGCCGAGTGCCCGGGAGGACAGCGAGGTGGAAATGGCAGGAAAGGAGGAAGTCGAGGAATTGAGGGATGCAGTGGAGGGGAGGAGCATGGGGGAGGCGGAGAAGGAACAGACTCGCTCGGTGGAAGAGGAGCTGGCGATGATGGAGGAGAAGTGGAGGGAGCAGTGCGCGATCAACGAGACGCTCAAACAGCGGTTGGCCAACGAGGAGGAGCGATTCAGA GTGCAGATGGCAGAGCGAGCCGGCGAGGTGACGGAGCTGAAGCGCAGCCTCGCCCAGGCCCtcagagacaaggagcaacTACAGGAG GAGCTGCAGCGCTGCATGTCCAGGCAGAGGGAACAGGAAGTCGGTGTTCAGGGTGCTGAGATGAGGCAGCCGATGGTGCTGCGCTACCCCCTGCCATACCCTCAGgacccctctcctcccccactgGTGCCACAGAGGCCAGCTGAATTGCAGTACGGCAATCCCTACTCCACTGACACCACGAGAG ACCGGATGGACGTTGCGCTGTCTCCTGAGCACATGTCCCGTCCTCCACCCGAGGCCCCACCCTGCCCTTCTCCCTGCGCACCCCCGATCGCACCGCCGAGTCCGGGCCCCGGGGCACCAGGCTGGGACCGAGAGGTGGTCTGCATCCAGCCCTCCCGCACCACAAGTCCCCCCGAGAGCCTGGAGCATCCACTGGAGGAGCCACGAAAT GCTGCCGATGGAGCTCAGTCATCCTGTGATCATCAGTCCAGCAGACGTAGTGAAACCAGGAGCAGCTTCTGCTTTGACTCCAG gagCGACGTTCATAAGCGCTGCCCTTTATGCGAGGTGATCTTCCCACCGCACTTTGAGCAGCGCAGCTTCGAGCAACACGTGGAGAGCCACTGGAAGGTCTGTCCCGTGTGCTCCGAGCAGTTCCCCCTCAactgccagcagcagctcttcgAGAGGCACGTTCTCACGCACTTTGACGGCCACGTGCTCAACTTCGAGCAGATCGAATGA